One segment of Streptomyces sp. NBC_00576 DNA contains the following:
- a CDS encoding amylo-alpha-1,6-glucosidase, with the protein MTAAPSGPAFSVHDIPFSTHGSWFDISPVVAENTYAEDLHLVSHQNGMHAVLSLIPLDRATGDRAETRVEATPGLLSWTGTDGRIDLAYESPDTVRLQGTGLSLRISAAARALTPFSGTYFFHDAAADAHVFTSYETGRRYRVTVLSGTVTDTSGSQALGSADRGLTVAAEADGSWEIAVEELDTSRPPYASAAAFAKLVEEGQNSFADFVDAVAPWRSSATQAAELAAYVVWSATVRPAGLVTRPAVLMSKHWMDKVWSWDHCFNALALAPGRPELAWDQYQLPFDHQDETGALPDSVTHSEVLYNFVKPPIHGWAFGHLRRRLPEPLAPAQLHEAYDRLTRWTDFWLTARRAPSAVLPHYQHGNDSGWDNATTFDPARVAVTADLAAVLILQLDELARLAAELGFPDDARRRTETADALQAALLDELWDGERFLSRPAHGGAPAPSASLLDLMPIVLGDRLPPKVRDRLAEQLEGHLTAFGLATEHPGSPHYEPDGYWRGPIWAPATILIEDGLRRAGHERLADEISARFRALCETSGFAENFDALTGEGLRDRAYTWTASSYLLLARDHQRRGADAKTAAAVV; encoded by the coding sequence ATGACCGCCGCTCCGTCCGGCCCGGCCTTCTCCGTCCACGACATCCCGTTCAGCACACACGGATCCTGGTTCGACATCTCTCCCGTTGTCGCGGAGAACACATACGCCGAGGACCTCCACCTCGTCTCGCACCAGAACGGCATGCACGCCGTCCTGAGCCTGATTCCCCTGGACCGGGCGACGGGCGACCGCGCCGAGACCCGCGTCGAAGCGACCCCGGGCCTGCTCAGCTGGACCGGTACGGACGGCCGCATCGACCTCGCCTACGAATCACCGGACACCGTCCGCCTGCAAGGTACGGGGCTGTCGCTGCGCATCTCCGCGGCGGCGAGGGCGCTGACCCCCTTCAGCGGCACCTACTTCTTCCACGACGCGGCCGCCGACGCGCACGTGTTCACGTCGTACGAGACCGGGCGCCGCTACCGCGTCACGGTGCTCTCCGGCACGGTGACCGACACCTCCGGCAGCCAGGCCCTTGGCAGTGCCGACCGGGGCCTCACGGTCGCCGCCGAAGCTGACGGATCGTGGGAGATCGCGGTCGAGGAACTCGACACGTCCCGCCCGCCGTACGCGTCGGCGGCGGCGTTCGCCAAGCTCGTCGAGGAAGGGCAGAACTCCTTCGCGGACTTTGTCGACGCGGTCGCCCCCTGGCGCTCGTCCGCCACCCAGGCAGCCGAACTCGCCGCGTATGTGGTGTGGTCCGCGACCGTGCGCCCGGCGGGGCTGGTCACCCGGCCCGCCGTCCTGATGTCCAAGCACTGGATGGACAAGGTCTGGAGCTGGGACCACTGCTTCAACGCCCTGGCCCTGGCTCCTGGACGCCCCGAACTGGCCTGGGACCAGTACCAGCTGCCCTTCGACCACCAGGACGAGACAGGGGCCCTGCCCGACTCGGTCACCCACTCCGAGGTCCTGTACAACTTCGTCAAACCGCCCATCCACGGCTGGGCCTTCGGCCACCTGCGCCGACGGCTCCCCGAGCCGCTCGCTCCGGCGCAACTGCACGAGGCGTACGACAGACTGACCCGCTGGACGGACTTCTGGCTCACCGCCCGGCGCGCACCCTCGGCGGTCCTGCCCCACTACCAGCACGGCAACGACAGCGGCTGGGACAACGCCACCACCTTCGACCCCGCACGCGTGGCCGTCACCGCCGACCTCGCCGCCGTACTGATCCTCCAACTCGACGAACTGGCCCGGCTGGCCGCCGAACTGGGCTTCCCTGACGACGCCCGGCGCCGCACCGAGACAGCCGACGCCCTCCAGGCCGCCCTGCTGGACGAGTTGTGGGACGGCGAACGGTTCCTGAGCCGCCCGGCCCACGGCGGAGCCCCCGCGCCGAGCGCCAGCCTGCTCGACCTGATGCCGATCGTGCTCGGCGACCGCCTGCCCCCCAAGGTCCGCGACCGGCTGGCCGAACAGCTCGAAGGCCACCTCACCGCATTCGGCCTGGCGACCGAACACCCCGGTTCCCCCCACTATGAGCCCGACGGCTACTGGCGCGGCCCGATCTGGGCCCCCGCCACCATCCTCATCGAAGACGGCCTGCGCCGCGCCGGGCACGAACGCCTCGCGGACGAGATCAGCGCCCGCTTCCGCGCCCTGTGCGAAACCTCCGGCTTCGCCGAGAACTTCGACGCCCTGACCGGCGAGGGACTACGCGACCGCGCCTACACCTGGACCGCCAGCAGCTACCTCCTCCTCGCCCGCGACCACCAGCGGCGCGGCGCGGACGCGAAGACCGCGGCCGCCGTCGTCTGA
- a CDS encoding sugar ABC transporter substrate-binding protein, producing the protein MNRSARRRLTAAVLTVVAVTVGATACGSGKSGSSTKAADDATYTIWDPYPQFAKGSAWAKLLEGCGTEAGVKVKRTAFDTSDLTSKTLLAAQQGNSPDVLIVDNPVVSTLAEAGVLTTTGDNKLDTSGVDPNLLGAGQSGGKTYGTPIGANTLALYYNNKVLKEAGVDISSVRDWTSLTAALAKVKEAGKKGITFSAIGTEEGSFQFLPWLWGSGAKLTELDSAQGVSALALWKDWLGKGYAPNSVLNNTQTTSWQEFASGDYAFAENGTWQLAGADKAGLDYGVIPVPAAAGGNAAAPTGGEFVTIPVQDDTGRYTTAQKLVSCLTSTQNLYDTDTTLSYVAPTGEVQDKQVAANAKLKPWVDAVKAAKGRTSDDLGTKYPKISEQMWKAVQSALSGAKSPKDALTSAQSAVK; encoded by the coding sequence ATGAACCGATCTGCCAGACGGCGTCTCACCGCCGCAGTCCTGACCGTCGTCGCCGTCACCGTCGGCGCCACCGCTTGCGGCTCCGGTAAGAGCGGCTCCTCCACGAAGGCGGCGGACGACGCCACGTACACGATCTGGGACCCGTACCCGCAGTTCGCGAAGGGTTCGGCGTGGGCGAAGCTGCTGGAGGGCTGTGGCACCGAGGCGGGTGTGAAGGTCAAGCGGACGGCGTTCGACACCAGTGACCTGACCAGCAAGACGCTGCTGGCGGCGCAGCAGGGCAACTCCCCGGATGTGCTGATCGTCGACAACCCGGTGGTGTCGACGCTGGCGGAGGCGGGCGTGCTCACCACGACCGGCGACAACAAGCTCGACACCTCCGGCGTCGATCCCAACCTGCTCGGCGCCGGCCAGTCGGGCGGGAAGACCTACGGCACGCCGATCGGCGCCAACACCCTCGCCCTCTACTACAACAACAAGGTGCTCAAGGAGGCCGGGGTGGACATCTCCTCGGTCAGGGACTGGACGTCGCTGACCGCGGCGCTGGCGAAGGTGAAGGAGGCGGGCAAGAAGGGCATCACGTTCTCCGCGATCGGCACGGAGGAGGGCAGCTTCCAGTTCCTGCCGTGGTTGTGGGGCTCCGGCGCGAAACTGACCGAACTCGACTCCGCCCAGGGCGTGTCCGCGCTGGCCCTGTGGAAGGACTGGCTGGGCAAGGGCTACGCCCCCAACTCGGTGCTCAACAACACCCAGACGACGAGTTGGCAGGAGTTCGCGAGCGGCGACTACGCGTTCGCGGAGAACGGCACCTGGCAGCTCGCGGGCGCCGACAAGGCCGGTCTCGACTACGGCGTCATCCCCGTGCCCGCCGCCGCAGGAGGCAACGCGGCGGCCCCGACGGGCGGCGAGTTCGTCACCATCCCGGTGCAGGACGACACCGGCCGCTACACCACCGCACAAAAGCTCGTCTCCTGCCTGACCAGCACCCAGAACCTGTACGACACCGACACCACCCTGTCCTATGTCGCCCCCACCGGTGAGGTCCAGGACAAGCAGGTCGCGGCCAACGCAAAGCTCAAGCCGTGGGTGGACGCGGTCAAGGCGGCCAAGGGCCGCACCAGTGACGACCTCGGCACCAAGTACCCCAAGATCTCCGAGCAGATGTGGAAGGCCGTCCAGTCCGCGCTCAGCGGCGCCAAGTCCCCCAAGGACGCGCTCACTTCGGCCCAGTCCGCCGTCAAGTAA
- a CDS encoding carbohydrate ABC transporter permease: MNRRPRTWWKTAVGLLLTAFMLFPVYWMINVSFTRDQDMRKSPPDLFPARPTLEGYRAVLDQQLPYLGTSLVIGLGTVALTVALAAPAGYALAKLRPRGGGLLSFVLLAAQMIPGIIMAMGFYAIYLQLGLLQSVPGLIVADSTLAVPFAVLIFTAFMSNIPGELLQAATMDGAGPLRTFRSIVLPMSRNSVVTVSLFAFLWSWSDFIFASTLAGGGANEPITLGIYHYIGNNNQQWNAIMATAVVASLPATVILVLAQRYVAAGVTAGAVKD, from the coding sequence ATGAACCGACGCCCCCGTACCTGGTGGAAGACCGCCGTCGGTCTCCTGCTGACCGCGTTCATGCTCTTCCCGGTCTACTGGATGATCAACGTGTCCTTCACCCGCGACCAGGACATGCGCAAAAGCCCGCCGGACCTGTTCCCCGCCCGGCCCACGCTGGAGGGCTACCGGGCCGTCCTCGACCAGCAGTTGCCCTACCTCGGCACCAGCCTCGTCATCGGCCTGGGCACCGTCGCACTGACCGTGGCGCTGGCCGCACCCGCCGGCTACGCGCTGGCCAAACTGCGCCCGCGCGGCGGCGGCCTCCTCAGCTTCGTCCTGCTGGCCGCCCAGATGATCCCCGGCATCATCATGGCGATGGGCTTCTACGCCATCTACCTCCAGCTCGGCCTGCTGCAGTCCGTGCCCGGCCTGATCGTCGCCGACTCCACCCTCGCCGTCCCCTTCGCCGTCCTCATCTTCACCGCGTTCATGTCCAACATCCCCGGCGAACTCCTCCAGGCCGCGACCATGGACGGCGCCGGCCCGCTGCGCACCTTCCGCTCGATCGTCCTGCCCATGAGCCGCAACTCGGTCGTCACGGTGTCCCTGTTCGCGTTCCTGTGGTCCTGGTCCGACTTCATCTTCGCCAGCACCCTCGCGGGCGGCGGCGCCAACGAGCCGATCACCCTCGGCATCTACCACTACATCGGCAACAACAACCAGCAGTGGAACGCCATCATGGCCACCGCCGTCGTCGCCTCACTGCCCGCCACAGTCATCCTCGTCCTCGCCCAGCGCTACGTCGCCGCCGGCGTCACCGCCGGAGCCGTCAAGGACTGA
- a CDS encoding carbohydrate ABC transporter permease: MNRNPPAPHPLPVREGNGAASAAPPPAAAPRQRRPASPQWAAWAFLAPVVAYLAFFYAYPLYRNIDLSLRNYTVRSFVQGDAPFTGLKNYLTVFDDPVFAPALLHTMVFTAVCLVFQYAIGLALAVFFNQHFRLSATLRALFLVPWLLPLIVSASTWSWMLNSDSGIVNATLHAVGIGPVNWLTSPSWALTSVIIANIWIGVPFNLVVLYSGLQSIPTSLYEAAALDGANAWQRFWRITFPLLRPVSAITLLLGLVYTLKVFDIIWIMTKGGPADSSTTFATWSYQLGFGNLLPAFGPGAAVGNLLVVAALLFGLVYMRVQRKQALS, translated from the coding sequence ATGAACCGCAACCCACCAGCGCCCCACCCGCTGCCGGTGCGCGAGGGGAACGGGGCGGCGAGTGCCGCCCCGCCCCCGGCCGCCGCCCCGCGACAGCGCCGGCCCGCCTCCCCGCAGTGGGCCGCCTGGGCCTTCCTCGCCCCGGTGGTCGCCTATCTCGCCTTCTTCTACGCGTATCCGCTCTACCGCAACATCGATCTGAGCCTGCGCAACTACACGGTCCGCTCCTTCGTGCAGGGGGACGCCCCGTTCACGGGCCTGAAGAACTACCTGACGGTGTTCGACGACCCGGTCTTCGCCCCGGCCCTGCTGCACACCATGGTGTTCACCGCCGTGTGCCTGGTCTTCCAGTACGCGATCGGCCTGGCCCTCGCCGTCTTCTTCAACCAGCACTTCCGGCTCTCCGCGACCCTGCGCGCACTGTTCCTGGTGCCGTGGCTGCTGCCTCTGATCGTGTCGGCGTCCACCTGGTCGTGGATGCTCAACAGCGACTCCGGCATCGTCAACGCCACCCTGCACGCCGTCGGCATCGGCCCGGTGAACTGGCTGACCTCACCGTCCTGGGCACTGACCTCGGTGATCATCGCGAACATCTGGATCGGCGTCCCCTTCAACCTCGTCGTCCTCTACTCCGGCCTGCAGTCCATCCCCACCAGCCTGTACGAGGCCGCCGCCCTCGACGGCGCCAACGCCTGGCAGCGCTTTTGGCGCATCACCTTCCCCCTGCTGCGCCCGGTCTCCGCCATCACCCTCCTGCTCGGCTTGGTCTACACGCTCAAGGTCTTCGACATCATCTGGATCATGACCAAGGGCGGCCCCGCCGACTCCTCCACCACCTTCGCCACCTGGTCCTACCAGCTCGGCTTCGGCAACCTGCTGCCCGCCTTCGGCCCCGGCGCGGCCGTCGGCAACCTCCTCGTCGTCGCCGCCCTGCTCTTCGGCCTCGTCTACATGCGGGTCCAGCGAAAGCAGGCCCTGTCATGA